From Streptomyces durmitorensis, a single genomic window includes:
- a CDS encoding NADH-quinone oxidoreductase subunit D — MSTSHASARETTEGTVYTVTGGDWDEVVQSAARSDDERIIVNMGPQHPSTHGVLRLILEIEGETVSEARCGIGYLHTGIEKNLEYRTWTQGTTFVTRMDYLTPFFNETAYCLGVEKLLGIEDQIPDRASVIRVLLMELNRLSSHLVCIATGGMELGATTIMIYGFRDRELVLDIFELITGLRMNHAYVRPGGLAQDLPPGAVDQIREFVKKMSKNLGEYDKLATGNPIFKARMQDVGYLDLAGCMALGATGPVLRSAGLPHDLRKSDPYCGYENYEFDVPTADTCDSYGRFLIRLEEMRQSLRIVEQCLDRLAPGPVMVEDKKIAWPAQLALGPDGLGNSLDHIKKIMGTSMEALIHHFKLVTEGFRVPAGQAYTAVESPKGELGVHVVSDGGTRPYRVHFRDPSFTNLQAMAAMCEGGQVADVIVAVASIDPVMGGVDR, encoded by the coding sequence ATGAGCACGTCACATGCATCCGCGCGCGAGACGACCGAGGGGACTGTATATACAGTCACCGGCGGCGACTGGGACGAGGTCGTCCAGTCCGCGGCCCGGTCCGACGACGAGCGCATCATCGTCAACATGGGTCCGCAGCACCCCTCCACCCATGGTGTGCTCCGGCTCATCCTGGAGATCGAGGGCGAGACCGTCTCCGAGGCCCGCTGCGGCATCGGCTATCTGCACACGGGCATCGAGAAGAACCTCGAGTACCGCACGTGGACGCAGGGCACGACGTTCGTCACGCGCATGGACTATCTGACGCCGTTCTTCAACGAGACGGCGTACTGCCTGGGGGTCGAGAAGCTCCTCGGCATCGAGGACCAGATCCCGGACCGCGCCTCGGTCATCCGCGTGCTCCTGATGGAGCTCAACCGGCTCTCCTCGCACCTGGTGTGCATCGCCACCGGCGGCATGGAGCTGGGCGCGACGACGATCATGATCTACGGCTTCCGTGATCGTGAACTCGTTCTCGACATCTTCGAGTTGATCACCGGCCTGCGCATGAACCACGCGTACGTCCGGCCCGGCGGACTCGCCCAGGACCTGCCCCCGGGCGCGGTGGACCAGATCCGCGAGTTCGTGAAGAAGATGAGCAAGAACCTCGGCGAGTACGACAAGCTCGCCACCGGTAACCCCATCTTCAAGGCCCGCATGCAGGACGTCGGCTATCTCGACCTCGCGGGCTGCATGGCCCTCGGCGCCACGGGACCGGTCCTGCGCTCGGCGGGCCTGCCGCACGACCTGCGCAAGTCGGACCCCTACTGCGGCTACGAGAACTACGAGTTCGACGTGCCGACCGCCGACACCTGCGACTCCTACGGACGCTTCCTGATCCGCCTGGAGGAGATGCGCCAGTCGCTGCGCATCGTCGAGCAGTGCCTGGACCGCCTGGCGCCGGGTCCGGTCATGGTCGAGGACAAGAAGATCGCCTGGCCCGCGCAACTGGCGCTCGGTCCGGACGGTCTCGGCAACTCGCTCGATCACATCAAGAAGATCATGGGCACCTCCATGGAGGCCCTGATCCACCACTTCAAGCTGGTGACCGAGGGCTTCAGGGTCCCGGCCGGGCAGGCGTACACCGCGGTCGAGTCGCCCAAGGGCGAGCTCGGGGTGCATGTCGTCTCCGACGGCGGCACCCGCCCCTACCGGGTCCACTTCCGCGACCCGTCCTTCACCAACCTGCAGGCCATGGCGGCGATGTGCGAGGGCGGCCAGGTCGCCGACGTCATCGTCGCCGTCGCGTCCATCGACCCCGTGATGGGAGGCGTCGACCGGTGA
- a CDS encoding NADH-quinone oxidoreductase subunit C, with the protein MSDAHDEHLNGNGVPAPRDEAGEVIGVRKGMFGANNGGDTSGYGGLVRTVTLPGATARPYGGWFDEVADELEGALEEQGLLPENAIEKTVVDRDELTFHIAREHLVRVAQTLRDDPALRFELCTGVSGVHFTEDKGRELHAVYHLRSITHNRLIRLEVSAPDADPHVPSLVAVYPTNDWHERETYDFFGLIFDGHPALTRIMMPDDWQGFPQRKDYPLGGIPVEYKGAQIPAPDQRRSYS; encoded by the coding sequence GTGAGCGACGCGCACGACGAGCACCTGAACGGAAACGGCGTCCCTGCCCCCCGCGACGAGGCCGGCGAGGTCATCGGCGTACGCAAGGGCATGTTCGGCGCCAACAACGGCGGCGACACGTCCGGTTACGGCGGGCTCGTGCGGACGGTCACCCTGCCGGGTGCCACCGCGCGCCCCTACGGCGGCTGGTTCGACGAAGTCGCGGACGAGCTGGAGGGGGCCCTGGAAGAGCAGGGGCTCCTGCCCGAGAACGCGATCGAGAAGACGGTCGTCGACCGCGACGAGCTCACCTTCCACATCGCGCGCGAGCACCTCGTCAGGGTCGCCCAGACCCTGCGCGACGACCCGGCCCTGCGCTTCGAGCTCTGCACGGGCGTCTCGGGGGTCCACTTCACCGAGGACAAGGGCCGCGAGCTGCACGCCGTCTACCACCTGCGCTCGATCACCCACAACCGCCTGATCCGGCTCGAAGTCAGTGCCCCTGACGCCGATCCGCACGTCCCCTCGCTGGTCGCGGTCTACCCGACGAACGACTGGCACGAGCGCGAGACGTACGACTTCTTCGGCCTGATCTTCGACGGTCACCCAGCCCTTACGCGGATCATGATGCCGGACGACTGGCAGGGCTTCCCGCAGCGCAAGGACTACCCCCTCGGCGGCATCCCCGTCGAGTACAAGGGCGCCCAGATCCCGGCTCCGGACCAGCGGAGGTCGTACAGCTGA
- a CDS encoding NuoB/complex I 20 kDa subunit family protein, whose translation MGLEEKLPSGFLLTTVEQAAGWVRKSSVFPATFGLACCAIEMMTTGAGRYDLARFGMEVFRGSPRQADLMIVAGRVSQKMAPVLRQVYDQMPNPKWVISMGVCASSGGMFNNYAIVQGVDHIVPVDIYLPGCPPRPEMLMDAILKLHQKIQGGKLGVNAEEAAREAEEAALKALPTIEMKGLLR comes from the coding sequence ATGGGACTCGAAGAGAAACTGCCGAGCGGATTTCTGCTCACCACCGTCGAACAGGCCGCGGGCTGGGTGCGCAAGTCATCCGTCTTCCCCGCGACCTTCGGCCTCGCGTGCTGCGCCATCGAGATGATGACGACGGGAGCCGGGCGCTATGACCTGGCTCGCTTCGGCATGGAGGTCTTCCGCGGTTCACCGCGCCAGGCCGACCTGATGATCGTGGCCGGACGCGTGAGCCAGAAGATGGCGCCGGTCCTGCGGCAGGTCTATGACCAGATGCCCAACCCCAAGTGGGTCATTTCCATGGGGGTTTGCGCTTCATCGGGCGGGATGTTCAACAATTACGCGATTGTGCAGGGTGTGGACCACATTGTCCCTGTTGACATCTATTTGCCCGGCTGTCCGCCGCGGCCCGAGATGCTGATGGACGCGATCCTCAAGCTCCACCAGAAGATCCAGGGCGGCAAGCTCGGGGTCAACGCGGAGGAAGCGGCCCGCGAGGCGGAGGAGGCGGCCCTCAAGGCCCTCCCCACCATCGAGATGAAGGGGCTGCTGCGGTGA
- a CDS encoding NADH-quinone oxidoreductase subunit A, giving the protein MNAYAPILVLGALGAGFAIFSVVMATLIGPKRYNRAKLEAYECGIEPTPTPAGGGRFPIKYYLTAMLFIVFDIEIVFLYPWAVTFDALGIFGLVEMLLFVLTVFVAYAYVWRRGGLEWD; this is encoded by the coding sequence GTGAACGCCTATGCGCCCATCCTCGTGCTGGGAGCCCTCGGGGCAGGCTTTGCGATCTTCTCCGTGGTCATGGCCACGCTTATCGGTCCAAAGCGGTACAACCGCGCCAAGCTCGAGGCGTATGAGTGCGGAATCGAGCCGACGCCGACTCCGGCCGGTGGTGGGCGATTCCCCATCAAGTACTACCTGACGGCGATGCTCTTCATCGTCTTCGACATCGAGATCGTCTTCCTTTACCCCTGGGCCGTCACGTTCGACGCGCTGGGGATTTTCGGGCTCGTGGAGATGCTGCTCTTCGTGCTCACCGTCTTCGTCGCGTACGCGTACGTATGGCGGCGCGGCGGCCTGGAATGGGACTAA
- a CDS encoding C40 family peptidase produces MSHTAHIPSHRKPRRSATKQALRAGVAGGVLSTLAVAAAAGTATAAEPVTETIEMPTLTTDLSTQIAQSAEATQQTADSYELRAEQDAAAVKAAKQAKEDQAQAEKKAEAKAKAEAAAKKKAEEERASRSAERTTLSAAGSGSSASTAEAPAPASGSVGSVISFLKAQLGDAYVMGASGPNAWDCSSLVQAAFKQAGVDLPRVSQDQSVSGTPVSLSNVQVGDILYWGGAGSAYHVGVYIGNGQYLDAANPGKGVVIQDLSGYPADGAVRVL; encoded by the coding sequence ATGTCCCACACCGCTCACATACCCAGCCACCGGAAGCCCCGTCGTAGCGCCACGAAGCAGGCCCTGCGCGCCGGAGTTGCCGGTGGCGTCCTCAGCACCCTGGCAGTGGCCGCGGCTGCTGGCACGGCGACCGCCGCCGAGCCGGTGACCGAGACCATCGAAATGCCCACGCTCACCACGGATCTCTCCACGCAGATCGCGCAGTCCGCGGAAGCCACGCAGCAGACCGCCGACAGCTACGAGCTCCGTGCCGAGCAGGACGCGGCCGCCGTGAAGGCCGCCAAGCAGGCCAAGGAAGACCAGGCCCAGGCCGAGAAGAAGGCCGAGGCCAAGGCGAAGGCCGAGGCCGCCGCCAAGAAGAAGGCGGAGGAGGAGCGCGCCTCGCGTTCCGCCGAGCGCACGACGCTCAGCGCCGCCGGTTCGGGCTCCAGCGCCTCGACCGCCGAGGCGCCCGCCCCGGCCAGCGGCAGCGTCGGCTCGGTCATCAGCTTCCTCAAGGCCCAGCTCGGCGACGCGTACGTCATGGGTGCCTCCGGACCCAACGCCTGGGACTGCTCCAGCCTCGTCCAGGCCGCGTTCAAGCAGGCGGGCGTGGACCTTCCGCGCGTCTCGCAGGACCAGTCGGTCTCCGGTACGCCGGTCTCGCTCTCCAACGTCCAGGTGGGCGACATCCTTTACTGGGGCGGCGCGGGCTCCGCGTACCACGTGGGTGTGTACATCGGTAACGGCCAGTACCTCGACGCCGCCAACCCCGGCAAGGGCGTTGTCATCCAGGACCTGTCGGGCTACCCCGCCGACGGCGCCGTGCGCGTCCTCTGA